In Rattus norvegicus strain BN/NHsdMcwi chromosome 1, GRCr8, whole genome shotgun sequence, a genomic segment contains:
- the Pdilt gene encoding protein disulfide-isomerase-like protein of the testis isoform X2, translated as MELLWTPLLLLAACLSEVLGSPEMDTGINISQPLHILEDHNLMVLTPAGLTQTLNETRFLMVIFHNPTLKQSRKLAKELGKAAEIFGKGKNGLGFGKVDITMETELKQEFDITHAPELKLFYEGNRLEPISCKDVVESTALVVWLRRQISKKALLFNNSNEVADFVKSRPLVIVGFFQDLEEEVAELFYDTIKDFPELTFGAIQIKNSFGRFHVILDSVLVFKKGRVVKRQELINDSTNKDYLNQVIKQQLTGFVIEFNPENKDLIYEMNILNHMLLFISKNSEPYSTIIRHYRQISKEFQNKILFVLVNSDEPKNKRIFEYFQISRVNVPSVQILNLSSDARYKMPTDNITFESLKKFCNSFLSRTAKKHKSSEEIPKYWDQEPVKKLVGKNFNVVVFDKEKDVFVMFYAPWSEKCRVLLPLLEELGIKYQNHSTVIIAKIDITANDIQLANPEQYPFFRLFPTDSQEAVMYKGEHTMKGFCDFLESHVKVRIEEDDELLYIEQNEVAEEEVLAEPEMQHIDKLPEKPPLKVEDTSKQDRPAKESPALGSISQPEELERRKETAEKEKKVAQPKEQPKPERKLDIKEEL; from the exons ATGGAACTGCTCTGGACACCTTTGCTGCTGCTGGCTGCTTGCCTCTCAGAGGTCCTTGGCTCACCAGAGATGGACACCGGCATCAACATTTCCCAGCCTTTGCACATCCTGGAGGATCATAACTTAATGGTGTTGACTCCTGCAGGCTTGACGCAGACACTGAATGAGACCCGCTTCCTAATGGTGATTTTCC ACAATCCAACCTTAAAACAGTCCAGGAAGCTGGCCAAGGAGCTGGGCAAAGCTGCGGAGATCTTTGGGAAGGGCAAGAATGGCTTGGGCTTTGGCAAAGTGGACATCACCATGGAGACGGAGCTTAAGCAGGAGTTTGACATCACCCATGCCCCGGAGTTGAAGCTGTTTTATGAGGGCAACAGGTTAGAACCCATCAGCTGCAAAG ATGTGGTTGAATCAACagctttggttgtttggttgagAAGACAAATTAGCAAGAAAGCCCTTTTGTTCAACAACAGCAACGAAGTGGCCGATTTTGTGAAATCCAGGCCCCTGGTCATCGTTGGCTTCTTCCAG GATTTAGAGGAAGAAGTGGCAGAATTGTTTTATGACACCATCAAGGACTTTCCAGAACTAACGTTTGGagcaatacaaataaaaaattcatTTGGGCGATTCCACGTGATCCTTGACAGCGTCCTTGTATTTAAAAAG GGGAGAGTTGTGAAACGTCAAGAGCTTATTAACGACAGTACAAACAAAGACTATCTCAATCAAGTCATAAAGCAACAGCTCACGGGTTTTGTGATTGAATTCAACCCTGAG AATAAGGACCTGATTTATGAGATGAACATCTTAAATCACATGTTGCTCTTTATCTCCAAAAACTCAGAGCCATACAGCACCATAATCCGGCATTACAGACAAATTTCAAAGGAATTCCAGAACAAG ATTCTTTTCGTCCTTGTGAATTCGGATGAACCTAAAAACAAACGCATCTTTGAGTACTTCCAGATCTCAAGAGTCAATGTCCCATCTGTTCAAATCCTGAACTTAAGCTCTGATGCCAGGTACAAAATGCCCACGGATAATATAACCTTTGAAAGCCTCAAGAAATTCTGCAATAGCTTCCTCAGCAGAACTGCCAAG AAACACAAATCCAGTGAAGAGATTCCAAAATATTGGGACCAAGAGCCAGTTAAGAAGCTCGTGGGAAAGAACTTCAATGTGGTTGTCTTTGATAAGGAGAAGGATGTGTTTGTGATGTTCT ATGCACCCTGGTCTGAGAAGTGCAGGGTGCTATTACCACTTCTGGAAGAGCTGGGTATAAAGTATCAAAACCACTCCACAGTCATCATCGCCAAGATTGACATAACAGCAAATGACATTCAGCTGGCGAACCCAGAACAGTACCCATTCTTCCGGCTTTTCCCTACTGATTCGCAAGAG GCTGTCATGTATAAAGGAGAGCACACCATGAAGGGCTTTTGTGACTTCCTGGAAAGTCATGTCAAGGTTAGGATTGAGGAAGATGATGAG CTATTGTACATTGAGCAAAATGAAGTGGCAGAGGAGGAAGTGTTAGCTGAGCCAGAGATGCAGCACATAGACAAGTTGCCTGAGAAGCCGCCTCTCAAGGTAGAAGACACAAGCAAACAAGACAGGCCAGCCAAAGAGTCTCCTGCGCTGGGCAGTATAAGCCAGccagaggagctggagagaaggaaggaaacggctgagaaggagaagaaagtggCTCAGCCAAAGGAACAGCCAAAACCAGAGAGAAAACTGGATATCAAAGAAGAACTTTAG
- the Pdilt gene encoding protein disulfide-isomerase-like protein of the testis isoform X4 yields MELLWTPLLLLAACLSEVLGSPEMDTGINISQPLHILEDHNLMVLTPAGLTQTLNETRFLMVIFHNPTLKQSRKLAKELGKAAEIFGKGKNGLGFGKVDITMETELKQEFDITHAPELKLFYEGNRLEPISCKDVVESTALVVWLRRQISKKALLFNNSNEVADFVKSRPLVIVGFFQDLEEEVAELFYDTIKDFPELTFGAIQIKNSFGRFHVILDSVLVFKKGRVVKRQELINDSTNKDYLNQVIKQQLTGFVIEFNPENKDLIYEMNILNHMLLFISKNSEPYSTIIRHYRQISKEFQNKKHKSSEEIPKYWDQEPVKKLVGKNFNVVVFDKEKDVFVMFYAPWSEKCRVLLPLLEELGIKYQNHSTVIIAKIDITANDIQLANPEQYPFFRLFPTDSQEAVMYKGEHTMKGFCDFLESHVKVRIEEDDELLYIEQNEVAEEEVLAEPEMQHIDKLPEKPPLKVEDTSKQDRPAKESPALGSISQPEELERRKETAEKEKKVAQPKEQPKPERKLDIKEEL; encoded by the exons ATGGAACTGCTCTGGACACCTTTGCTGCTGCTGGCTGCTTGCCTCTCAGAGGTCCTTGGCTCACCAGAGATGGACACCGGCATCAACATTTCCCAGCCTTTGCACATCCTGGAGGATCATAACTTAATGGTGTTGACTCCTGCAGGCTTGACGCAGACACTGAATGAGACCCGCTTCCTAATGGTGATTTTCC ACAATCCAACCTTAAAACAGTCCAGGAAGCTGGCCAAGGAGCTGGGCAAAGCTGCGGAGATCTTTGGGAAGGGCAAGAATGGCTTGGGCTTTGGCAAAGTGGACATCACCATGGAGACGGAGCTTAAGCAGGAGTTTGACATCACCCATGCCCCGGAGTTGAAGCTGTTTTATGAGGGCAACAGGTTAGAACCCATCAGCTGCAAAG ATGTGGTTGAATCAACagctttggttgtttggttgagAAGACAAATTAGCAAGAAAGCCCTTTTGTTCAACAACAGCAACGAAGTGGCCGATTTTGTGAAATCCAGGCCCCTGGTCATCGTTGGCTTCTTCCAG GATTTAGAGGAAGAAGTGGCAGAATTGTTTTATGACACCATCAAGGACTTTCCAGAACTAACGTTTGGagcaatacaaataaaaaattcatTTGGGCGATTCCACGTGATCCTTGACAGCGTCCTTGTATTTAAAAAG GGGAGAGTTGTGAAACGTCAAGAGCTTATTAACGACAGTACAAACAAAGACTATCTCAATCAAGTCATAAAGCAACAGCTCACGGGTTTTGTGATTGAATTCAACCCTGAG AATAAGGACCTGATTTATGAGATGAACATCTTAAATCACATGTTGCTCTTTATCTCCAAAAACTCAGAGCCATACAGCACCATAATCCGGCATTACAGACAAATTTCAAAGGAATTCCAGAACAAG AAACACAAATCCAGTGAAGAGATTCCAAAATATTGGGACCAAGAGCCAGTTAAGAAGCTCGTGGGAAAGAACTTCAATGTGGTTGTCTTTGATAAGGAGAAGGATGTGTTTGTGATGTTCT ATGCACCCTGGTCTGAGAAGTGCAGGGTGCTATTACCACTTCTGGAAGAGCTGGGTATAAAGTATCAAAACCACTCCACAGTCATCATCGCCAAGATTGACATAACAGCAAATGACATTCAGCTGGCGAACCCAGAACAGTACCCATTCTTCCGGCTTTTCCCTACTGATTCGCAAGAG GCTGTCATGTATAAAGGAGAGCACACCATGAAGGGCTTTTGTGACTTCCTGGAAAGTCATGTCAAGGTTAGGATTGAGGAAGATGATGAG CTATTGTACATTGAGCAAAATGAAGTGGCAGAGGAGGAAGTGTTAGCTGAGCCAGAGATGCAGCACATAGACAAGTTGCCTGAGAAGCCGCCTCTCAAGGTAGAAGACACAAGCAAACAAGACAGGCCAGCCAAAGAGTCTCCTGCGCTGGGCAGTATAAGCCAGccagaggagctggagagaaggaaggaaacggctgagaaggagaagaaagtggCTCAGCCAAAGGAACAGCCAAAACCAGAGAGAAAACTGGATATCAAAGAAGAACTTTAG
- the Pdilt gene encoding protein disulfide-isomerase-like protein of the testis isoform X3: protein MLSSIRRALIMVSLHSSKALRQKRSMELLWTPLLLLAACLSEVLGSPEMDTGINISQPLHILEDHNLMVLTPAGLTQTLNETRFLMVIFHNPTLKQSRKLAKELGKAAEIFGKGKNGLGFGKVDITMETELKQEFDITHAPELKLFYEGNRLEPISCKDVVESTALVVWLRRQISKKALLFNNSNEVADFVKSRPLVIVGFFQDLEEEVAELFYDTIKDFPELTFGAIQIKNSFGRFHVILDSVLVFKKGRVVKRQELINDSTNKDYLNQVIKQQLTGFVIEFNPENKDLIYEMNILNHMLLFISKNSEPYSTIIRHYRQISKEFQNKKHKSSEEIPKYWDQEPVKKLVGKNFNVVVFDKEKDVFVMFYAPWSEKCRVLLPLLEELGIKYQNHSTVIIAKIDITANDIQLANPEQYPFFRLFPTDSQEAVMYKGEHTMKGFCDFLESHVKVRIEEDDELLYIEQNEVAEEEVLAEPEMQHIDKLPEKPPLKVEDTSKQDRPAKESPALGSISQPEELERRKETAEKEKKVAQPKEQPKPERKLDIKEEL from the exons atgttgtcctctataagacgtgccttgatcatggtgtcacttcacagcagtaaagccctaagacagaa GCGATCTATGGAACTGCTCTGGACACCTTTGCTGCTGCTGGCTGCTTGCCTCTCAGAGGTCCTTGGCTCACCAGAGATGGACACCGGCATCAACATTTCCCAGCCTTTGCACATCCTGGAGGATCATAACTTAATGGTGTTGACTCCTGCAGGCTTGACGCAGACACTGAATGAGACCCGCTTCCTAATGGTGATTTTCC ACAATCCAACCTTAAAACAGTCCAGGAAGCTGGCCAAGGAGCTGGGCAAAGCTGCGGAGATCTTTGGGAAGGGCAAGAATGGCTTGGGCTTTGGCAAAGTGGACATCACCATGGAGACGGAGCTTAAGCAGGAGTTTGACATCACCCATGCCCCGGAGTTGAAGCTGTTTTATGAGGGCAACAGGTTAGAACCCATCAGCTGCAAAG ATGTGGTTGAATCAACagctttggttgtttggttgagAAGACAAATTAGCAAGAAAGCCCTTTTGTTCAACAACAGCAACGAAGTGGCCGATTTTGTGAAATCCAGGCCCCTGGTCATCGTTGGCTTCTTCCAG GATTTAGAGGAAGAAGTGGCAGAATTGTTTTATGACACCATCAAGGACTTTCCAGAACTAACGTTTGGagcaatacaaataaaaaattcatTTGGGCGATTCCACGTGATCCTTGACAGCGTCCTTGTATTTAAAAAG GGGAGAGTTGTGAAACGTCAAGAGCTTATTAACGACAGTACAAACAAAGACTATCTCAATCAAGTCATAAAGCAACAGCTCACGGGTTTTGTGATTGAATTCAACCCTGAG AATAAGGACCTGATTTATGAGATGAACATCTTAAATCACATGTTGCTCTTTATCTCCAAAAACTCAGAGCCATACAGCACCATAATCCGGCATTACAGACAAATTTCAAAGGAATTCCAGAACAAG AAACACAAATCCAGTGAAGAGATTCCAAAATATTGGGACCAAGAGCCAGTTAAGAAGCTCGTGGGAAAGAACTTCAATGTGGTTGTCTTTGATAAGGAGAAGGATGTGTTTGTGATGTTCT ATGCACCCTGGTCTGAGAAGTGCAGGGTGCTATTACCACTTCTGGAAGAGCTGGGTATAAAGTATCAAAACCACTCCACAGTCATCATCGCCAAGATTGACATAACAGCAAATGACATTCAGCTGGCGAACCCAGAACAGTACCCATTCTTCCGGCTTTTCCCTACTGATTCGCAAGAG GCTGTCATGTATAAAGGAGAGCACACCATGAAGGGCTTTTGTGACTTCCTGGAAAGTCATGTCAAGGTTAGGATTGAGGAAGATGATGAG CTATTGTACATTGAGCAAAATGAAGTGGCAGAGGAGGAAGTGTTAGCTGAGCCAGAGATGCAGCACATAGACAAGTTGCCTGAGAAGCCGCCTCTCAAGGTAGAAGACACAAGCAAACAAGACAGGCCAGCCAAAGAGTCTCCTGCGCTGGGCAGTATAAGCCAGccagaggagctggagagaaggaaggaaacggctgagaaggagaagaaagtggCTCAGCCAAAGGAACAGCCAAAACCAGAGAGAAAACTGGATATCAAAGAAGAACTTTAG
- the Pdilt gene encoding protein disulfide-isomerase-like protein of the testis isoform X1, whose translation MLSSIRRALIMVSLHSSKALRQKRSMELLWTPLLLLAACLSEVLGSPEMDTGINISQPLHILEDHNLMVLTPAGLTQTLNETRFLMVIFHNPTLKQSRKLAKELGKAAEIFGKGKNGLGFGKVDITMETELKQEFDITHAPELKLFYEGNRLEPISCKDVVESTALVVWLRRQISKKALLFNNSNEVADFVKSRPLVIVGFFQDLEEEVAELFYDTIKDFPELTFGAIQIKNSFGRFHVILDSVLVFKKGRVVKRQELINDSTNKDYLNQVIKQQLTGFVIEFNPENKDLIYEMNILNHMLLFISKNSEPYSTIIRHYRQISKEFQNKILFVLVNSDEPKNKRIFEYFQISRVNVPSVQILNLSSDARYKMPTDNITFESLKKFCNSFLSRTAKKHKSSEEIPKYWDQEPVKKLVGKNFNVVVFDKEKDVFVMFYAPWSEKCRVLLPLLEELGIKYQNHSTVIIAKIDITANDIQLANPEQYPFFRLFPTDSQEAVMYKGEHTMKGFCDFLESHVKVRIEEDDELLYIEQNEVAEEEVLAEPEMQHIDKLPEKPPLKVEDTSKQDRPAKESPALGSISQPEELERRKETAEKEKKVAQPKEQPKPERKLDIKEEL comes from the exons atgttgtcctctataagacgtgccttgatcatggtgtcacttcacagcagtaaagccctaagacagaa GCGATCTATGGAACTGCTCTGGACACCTTTGCTGCTGCTGGCTGCTTGCCTCTCAGAGGTCCTTGGCTCACCAGAGATGGACACCGGCATCAACATTTCCCAGCCTTTGCACATCCTGGAGGATCATAACTTAATGGTGTTGACTCCTGCAGGCTTGACGCAGACACTGAATGAGACCCGCTTCCTAATGGTGATTTTCC ACAATCCAACCTTAAAACAGTCCAGGAAGCTGGCCAAGGAGCTGGGCAAAGCTGCGGAGATCTTTGGGAAGGGCAAGAATGGCTTGGGCTTTGGCAAAGTGGACATCACCATGGAGACGGAGCTTAAGCAGGAGTTTGACATCACCCATGCCCCGGAGTTGAAGCTGTTTTATGAGGGCAACAGGTTAGAACCCATCAGCTGCAAAG ATGTGGTTGAATCAACagctttggttgtttggttgagAAGACAAATTAGCAAGAAAGCCCTTTTGTTCAACAACAGCAACGAAGTGGCCGATTTTGTGAAATCCAGGCCCCTGGTCATCGTTGGCTTCTTCCAG GATTTAGAGGAAGAAGTGGCAGAATTGTTTTATGACACCATCAAGGACTTTCCAGAACTAACGTTTGGagcaatacaaataaaaaattcatTTGGGCGATTCCACGTGATCCTTGACAGCGTCCTTGTATTTAAAAAG GGGAGAGTTGTGAAACGTCAAGAGCTTATTAACGACAGTACAAACAAAGACTATCTCAATCAAGTCATAAAGCAACAGCTCACGGGTTTTGTGATTGAATTCAACCCTGAG AATAAGGACCTGATTTATGAGATGAACATCTTAAATCACATGTTGCTCTTTATCTCCAAAAACTCAGAGCCATACAGCACCATAATCCGGCATTACAGACAAATTTCAAAGGAATTCCAGAACAAG ATTCTTTTCGTCCTTGTGAATTCGGATGAACCTAAAAACAAACGCATCTTTGAGTACTTCCAGATCTCAAGAGTCAATGTCCCATCTGTTCAAATCCTGAACTTAAGCTCTGATGCCAGGTACAAAATGCCCACGGATAATATAACCTTTGAAAGCCTCAAGAAATTCTGCAATAGCTTCCTCAGCAGAACTGCCAAG AAACACAAATCCAGTGAAGAGATTCCAAAATATTGGGACCAAGAGCCAGTTAAGAAGCTCGTGGGAAAGAACTTCAATGTGGTTGTCTTTGATAAGGAGAAGGATGTGTTTGTGATGTTCT ATGCACCCTGGTCTGAGAAGTGCAGGGTGCTATTACCACTTCTGGAAGAGCTGGGTATAAAGTATCAAAACCACTCCACAGTCATCATCGCCAAGATTGACATAACAGCAAATGACATTCAGCTGGCGAACCCAGAACAGTACCCATTCTTCCGGCTTTTCCCTACTGATTCGCAAGAG GCTGTCATGTATAAAGGAGAGCACACCATGAAGGGCTTTTGTGACTTCCTGGAAAGTCATGTCAAGGTTAGGATTGAGGAAGATGATGAG CTATTGTACATTGAGCAAAATGAAGTGGCAGAGGAGGAAGTGTTAGCTGAGCCAGAGATGCAGCACATAGACAAGTTGCCTGAGAAGCCGCCTCTCAAGGTAGAAGACACAAGCAAACAAGACAGGCCAGCCAAAGAGTCTCCTGCGCTGGGCAGTATAAGCCAGccagaggagctggagagaaggaaggaaacggctgagaaggagaagaaagtggCTCAGCCAAAGGAACAGCCAAAACCAGAGAGAAAACTGGATATCAAAGAAGAACTTTAG